A region from the Silene latifolia isolate original U9 population chromosome 7, ASM4854445v1, whole genome shotgun sequence genome encodes:
- the LOC141590192 gene encoding uncharacterized protein LOC141590192 produces the protein MQPPHSLAYNYHSSNPNCTYSQPIRPIATSFSSYSQPVRQARDPSQTPPTIHISNDNEVEVDTGNDSTPTSNTVRSSSWPKAEDEALISSFMRVSEDPIVGTDQAKEALWKRVKLFYDEAQEARPGDLKKRTCAMLDGRFRRISTQVMKWSVCMELATRRKRSGMNEDDVIAEARELYKPGKFALEHAWNILKQYEKWKILISPYANVSYENTPSGVDGNDGSNSSGKRVRLEGEEYSTPISLDGETMGTKRPEGVKVTKRNRGKKKVDGSTSGVDSNNQAEVNKMKEMWNETTAREHDIQQRKLKVDEAKIILHRERMEFDQRREARMKKENDFNTLQQLLRQTNLPPELEDYKQQLLQSFKSH, from the coding sequence ATGCAACCACCTCATTCATTAGCGTATAATTATCATAGTTCTAATCCTAATTGTACTTATTCTCAACCAATTAGGCCTATAGCTACTTCATTTTCCTCATATTCGCAACCTGTTCGTCAAGCAAGAGATCCATCCCAAACTCCCCCAACTATCCACATTTCAAATGATAATGAAGTGGAAGTTGATACGGGGAATGACTCAACACCCACTTCGAATACCGTTAGATCTAGTTCTTGGCCAAAAGCAGAAGATGAAGCCTTAATTTCGTCATTCATGAGGGTTTCAGAAGACCCCATCGTTGGCACGGATCAAGCAAAGGAAGCACTTTGGAAAAGGGTTAAATTGTTCTACGATGAGGCCCAAGAAGCCAGACCCGGTGACTTGAAGAAACGAACTTGTGCTATGCTTGATGGCCGATTTCGAAGAATCTCAACCCAAGTCATGAAATGGAGTGTATGCATGGAATTAGCCACCCGGAGGAAGAGGAGTGGGATGAATGAAGACGATGTTATCGCTGAGGCTAGAGAATTATACAAACCAGGTAAATTCGCTTTGGAGCATGCCTGGAACATACTGAAACAGTATGAAAAATGGAAAATATTAATTTCTCCATACGCTAATGTGAGTTATGAGAATACTCCAAGTGGAGTTGATGGTAACGATGGAAGTAACAGTAGTGGGAAAAGAGTACGTCTTGAGGGTGAAGAGTACTCTACACCCATCTCTCTTGATGGCGAAACTATGGGTACTAAACGACCTGAAGGTGTCAAAGTTACGAAGAGAAATAGAGGGAAGAAGAAGGTTGATGGTAGTACTTCTGGAGTTGATTCTAATAATCAAGCCGAAGTTAATAAGATGAAAGAAATGTGGAATGAAACAACCGCCCGGGAGCATGACATTCAACAACGTAAACTGAAGGTTGACGAAGCGAAGATTATCTTACATCGAGAAAGGATGGAGTTTGATCAACGAAGAGAAGCAAGAATGAAAAAGGAAAACGATTTTAATACGCTTCAACAATTACTTAGGCAAACCAATTTGCCTCCCGAACTTGAAGATTATAAGCAACAGTTGCTACAATCATTTAAGAGTCATTAA
- the LOC141590193 gene encoding uncharacterized protein LOC141590193, with amino-acid sequence MRRYLFLRVVNGVQAASDYFVDRPDAMVGAVLPRCEKCTMAIRMLAYGDSANGIDEYLRVGESTARECFEYFTNAVISHFRNEYLRIPTVEDTQRLLQIGASRGFPGMLGTIDCMHWKWKNCPNAWKGQFQGRNSSPAVILEAVASQDLWIWHSYFGTPGSANDLNVLNRSPVFDALLNGLFATKQESVRKDVERAFGVLQARFAVIRNLARYWSKEFLHKVMTTCIILHNMIVEDERESYIGYNNIQEYIDNHIDDEELSVDAPAFEIGYIADIHQFVANRNVMQDPRRHQALKKDLVEHIWQQFG; translated from the exons atgcgtagatATTTGTTTCTGCGAGTGGTAAATGGTGTCCAAGCCGCTAGTGATTACTTTGTAGATAGACCCGATGCAATGGTAGGGGCGGTTTTACCTCGTTGCGAGAAATGCACTATGGCAATTAGAATGCTTGCGTATGGAGACTCTGCGAACGGGATTGACGAGTATTTAAGAGTTGGTGAATCAACCGCACGAGAGTGTTTCGAATATTTTACTAATGCAGTTATTTCACACTTTCGAAATGAATACTTAAGGATTCCAACTGTAGAAGACACTCAAAGGTTACTTCAAATCGGAGCATCTAGAGGTTTTCCAGGAATGTTGGGGACCATAGACTGCATGCATTGGAAATGGAAGAATTGCCCAAATGCTTGGAAAGGGCAATTTCAAGGGCGTAATTCAAGTCCGGCGGTAATTTTGGAAGCGGTTGCCTCACAAGATCTATGGATATGGCATTCCTATTTTGGTACTCCAGGTTCGGCAAATGATTTAAATGTTTTAAACCGTTCTCCAGTTTTTGATGCCTTATTAAATGG GTTATTTGCAACTAAACAAGAAAGTGTTAGAAAAGATGTTGAACGGGCTTTTGGCGTATTACAAGCTCGATTTGCAGTGATACGTAATCTAGCGCGTTATTGGAGCAAAGAATTTCTTCATAAAGTAATGACAACTTGCATCATATTGCATAATATGATTGTTGAAGATGAGCGAGAGTCATACATTGGTTATAACAACATACAAGAGTACATTGATAATCATATCGATGACGAAGAACTTAGTGTTGATGCTCCCGCCTTTGAAATAGGATATATCGCAGATATACATCAATTTGTGGCAAATAGGAATGTTATGCAAGACCCACGAAGACATCAAGCTCTTAAAAAAGACTTAGTTGAACATATATGGCAACAATTTGGTTAA